The following are encoded together in the Verrucomicrobiia bacterium genome:
- a CDS encoding DPP IV N-terminal domain-containing protein: MKSVLNLGWLVVGVVCWAAAAPATNGAPTNGAPHVYRDKVIPHWFADAAGATNRFWYRVDLAGGRKEFVLVDAAAGTRTAAFDHARLAAALSKATGKPFEAAQLPFEALRFSPDAKKVTLRGAESWELDLESYAVTPATGDGDGANRLPFSRRPHPSRASTTETSIRFVNRLPDAVNLFWLDTDGNRQPYGRLQPGDTRDQHTYVGHVWLVTAANDDIIAVFDAAEEPGVAEIGGAAPERPRPNRRDGRAERRPEGVRSPDQKWEVSVQGHNLFLRDTASGQEQQLTYDANPDDSYARNIEADRAIDMEYDTREPEQPTPEIHWSPDSRHFVAMRFKPGTQHRIYMVQSSPKDQLQPRLVSYPYLKPGDDVPYAKPHLFDVEAKKEIPVDDALFANPWSISDVRWASDSSEFTFLFNQRGHQVLRILGVDAKTGAVRPIVDEHSATFICYSAKYYADYLDDTHEIIWMSERDGWNHLYLYDAKAGRVKNQITKGDWVVRKVDRVDEAKRQIWFEAGGLIAGQDPYYLQYCRINFDGTGLVVLTEGDGTHSVAFSPDQRFLIDTWSRVDLPPVNDLRRTDDGKLVCHLETADDSELRAGGWRTPERFVAKGRDGVTDIYGVIFWPADFDSAKKYPVLEDIYAGPQDSFVPKEFRLNYRNHRLTERGFIVVQADGMGTSNRSKKFHDVCWKNLADAGFPDRILWIKAAAAQHPCMDLSRVGIYGTSAGGQSALRGMLDHGDFYQACVADSGCHDNRMDKIWWNEQWMGWPVDESYARNSNVTDAHKLQGKLLLMVGEMDNNVDPASTMQVVNALIKADKDFDLLYMPNTGHGVAGTPYGSRRLVDFFVRAFLKKS, encoded by the coding sequence GCCGGAAGGAATTCGTGCTGGTGGATGCGGCGGCGGGCACGCGCACGGCAGCCTTCGACCACGCGCGGCTGGCCGCGGCTCTGAGCAAGGCCACGGGCAAACCGTTCGAGGCTGCCCAACTGCCGTTCGAGGCGCTGCGGTTTTCGCCCGATGCGAAAAAGGTCACGTTGCGCGGCGCCGAGTCCTGGGAACTGGACCTTGAAAGTTACGCGGTAACCCCGGCCACCGGCGACGGCGACGGCGCGAATCGTCTGCCGTTCAGCCGCCGGCCGCATCCTTCCCGGGCGAGCACCACGGAAACGTCCATCCGCTTCGTCAACCGGCTGCCGGATGCCGTGAACCTGTTCTGGCTCGACACCGACGGCAATCGCCAGCCTTACGGCCGTTTGCAACCTGGCGACACCCGCGACCAGCACACCTACGTGGGCCATGTCTGGCTCGTGACGGCGGCCAATGACGACATCATCGCGGTGTTCGATGCGGCCGAGGAACCGGGCGTGGCGGAGATTGGTGGGGCGGCGCCGGAACGCCCGCGGCCGAACCGTCGCGACGGCCGGGCCGAGCGCCGGCCCGAGGGGGTCCGTTCGCCTGATCAAAAGTGGGAGGTGTCCGTGCAGGGACATAATTTGTTTCTGCGCGACACGGCGAGCGGCCAGGAGCAGCAACTGACCTATGACGCAAATCCGGACGACAGTTACGCGCGCAACATCGAGGCGGACCGGGCCATCGACATGGAATACGACACCCGCGAGCCGGAGCAGCCGACGCCGGAGATTCATTGGTCGCCCGACTCCCGCCACTTTGTCGCCATGCGCTTCAAACCCGGCACGCAGCACCGCATCTACATGGTGCAATCCTCGCCCAAGGACCAGCTTCAGCCCCGGCTGGTTTCGTATCCCTACCTCAAGCCCGGCGATGACGTGCCCTATGCGAAGCCGCACCTGTTCGATGTGGAAGCGAAGAAGGAAATTCCTGTGGATGACGCGCTTTTCGCGAATCCCTGGTCCATCAGCGACGTGCGTTGGGCGTCGGATTCAAGCGAGTTCACCTTCCTCTTCAACCAGCGCGGGCATCAGGTGCTGCGCATCCTGGGCGTTGACGCCAAGACCGGGGCCGTGCGTCCCATTGTTGACGAGCACAGCGCGACGTTCATCTGCTACTCGGCGAAGTATTACGCCGACTACCTCGATGACACGCACGAGATCATCTGGATGTCCGAACGCGATGGCTGGAATCACCTGTATCTCTATGACGCAAAGGCGGGCCGCGTAAAAAATCAGATCACCAAGGGCGACTGGGTGGTGCGGAAGGTGGACCGCGTGGACGAGGCGAAGCGCCAGATTTGGTTTGAGGCCGGCGGTTTGATCGCGGGGCAGGATCCGTATTACCTGCAATATTGCCGCATCAATTTTGACGGCACGGGGCTTGTCGTGTTGACCGAGGGCGACGGCACGCATTCGGTCGCCTTTTCTCCCGACCAGCGGTTCCTGATAGACACCTGGTCGCGGGTGGATCTGCCACCGGTGAATGACCTGCGGCGGACCGATGACGGCAAGCTCGTCTGCCACCTGGAGACGGCGGATGACAGCGAACTGCGGGCCGGCGGCTGGCGCACGCCGGAACGCTTCGTGGCCAAGGGCCGCGACGGCGTGACGGACATTTACGGCGTGATTTTCTGGCCGGCGGATTTCGATTCCGCCAAAAAGTATCCGGTCCTGGAGGACATTTACGCCGGACCACAGGATTCATTTGTGCCGAAGGAATTCCGGTTAAACTACCGCAATCACCGGCTGACCGAGCGCGGGTTCATCGTCGTGCAGGCTGACGGCATGGGCACCTCGAACCGGTCCAAGAAGTTCCATGACGTCTGCTGGAAAAACCTGGCGGACGCGGGCTTTCCCGACCGCATCCTTTGGATCAAGGCCGCCGCGGCGCAACATCCCTGCATGGACCTGAGCCGCGTCGGGATTTACGGCACGTCGGCGGGCGGCCAGAGCGCGTTGCGCGGGATGCTGGATCACGGTGATTTCTACCAGGCGTGCGTGGCTGATTCCGGCTGCCACGACAACCGGATGGACAAGATTTGGTGGAACGAACAATGGATGGGCTGGCCGGTGGATGAAAGCTACGCGCGCAACTCGAACGTGACCGATGCCCATAAATTGCAGGGCAAGCTGCTGCTCATGGTGGGCGAAATGGACAACAACGTGGATCCTGCCAGCACGATGCAGGTCGTCAACGCACTGATCAAGGCGGACAAGGATTTTGATTTGCTCTACATGCCCAACACCGGCCACGGCGTGGCGGGCACGCCCTACGGATCGCGACGGCTGGTGGACTTTTTTGTCCGGGCCTTTTTGAAGAAATCATGA